ACTTCGTTTGTATAGCCGCGATTTTTAATCGCTCGGTCTAAGATTATCCACAATTAATAGCACGCACCCTGAATAAGCTAAAACATTTCTTGTGGGATGGGCGTCTCGCCCGTCCAGAAGATGCAACTTAAATGCACATTAGCTGACAAATTTTTTCTTTCACCGCTCGCTCTTAATACGCACCGTTCTTATTCACGACTACCGAGATAGTTTTCACAATTAAATACAGATCGTACATAACTGACCACTTGCGCTGGTAGTCAAGATCCATGCTGACTACAGTCTCAAAGTCAGTAATACTAGAACGACCATTGGCTTGCCATTCTCCCGTAATACCAGGTTTTACTTGCAATCTTTGCCAGTGGTGGACATCATATTTGACAACTTCATCAGGAGTCGGTGGACGAGTCCCAACTAAGCTCATCTCTCCTTTGAGGACGTTCCAAAATTGAGGTAATTCGTCTAAGCTTGTGCGTCTTAAAAATTTTCCTACTTTTGTAATTCTGGGATCTTCGGCTGATTTAAATATGTGACCCTTGGCTTCGTTTTTTACCAAATGCTTAAGTTTATCTGCATTCACTATCATGGAACGGAACTTCCAAATGCGGAATCTACGTCCATTCATACCACAGCGTATTTGACTGTAGAAGATGGGACCTGGATCGTCTAAGTAGGTGGCTATGGCTACGGGAATTGCTACCATACCTGTAATCAGCAGCCCTACAATAGCTCCTAAAATATCAACTAAGCGCTTGATGATACTTGTAACAGAGGGATGTGCGGGTTGCTGTGGAAAATCAACTGAATTATATTCACTGAAAATGGCTACATCAATAGAGCCATTGTATGTTTTATCGGATGTACAAGTTGACACGGTTGGAGTAGTTTCTTAACCACGGAGATTTATACAAGTATTAATATAGACAAGTAATGCCTTTAACTGAAAGGTCACAACCTAAATTTTATACAATCTTTCAGATATCCGGGAAAATTTAAATTTTCCGTGTTGTTAGGGGTTAGGGATTTTGGATTTTGGATTTTGGATTTTGGATTTTGGATTTTGGATTGGGGATAAGTTATTCTCCCTACCCCCTACTCCCTACTCCCTACTCCCTACTCCCTAACCCCTATAGCAAAATTAACCGTGTAGGGTTCATCTAATGATTGTCGGGTACTGGCTTTGATGGCATCAAGATAACGAGCGATCGCTTGCAGTTGCTGAGTATTAGGACGATAGGTGAGACTTCCTTGTTTCTCAAACAGTGGTTCAGCCGAGAGGGCTTGATAATCGGGATTCTCCGATGAACTGGGAACAAGCCAGGTAGCTTCAGTGCTGGTTGGGACTAAACCCGGTGGAAGTTCGCCTTCTAGAAAAGCCAGCAAGCGTTGCTGACAGTTGCGCGTGTTGATACCGCGATTCTCAAATAACTGAATGATTTCTCCAAAGGATACCGGTCGAGTTGGCAAGATTCGCAGCAATTCTGTGAACAAGAAGTAATCGGTGTACTGTTGTCTGGGAACTTCTAATACTTGAGGATGCAGGGGAAGCACAGCTAAACCATATGCTACGCGGCTGCAAGTGGGTGAACCGTTTTCACCAAGATACAAATCTTGGATAATCCTGGCATTTGGTAATTTTTGACGCAGCCACCGACTGACTGCTCCCAAGGAAGCGACCCCTCCTGTTAAGATAGCTTGATTGATTGCTTCTGTGGGTAGACCTTTAGCAACTAACAATCTATTAAGTTCTCGATTGATACGGCGTACAAAGGGGACAAATACTTGACTTTCTAAGTCTCTTCTCTGCAACACCCATTTTTGATCTGCTAATTCTAAGGTGAAGGATTCTTGGTGTTGTAAGATTAACTTGAGGGCAACAGCTGCATCCACAACTGCTTTTCCTAACAACGAACTTTCCAGACGTTGCTGCAAGCGCACTCGTTCTACCAAGTCGGGTTCTCCGGGTCTTGGCAAAGTTAATTCTTCTAAACCCAAGCTAGAAAAACTCATTCGATCTAAGCCAGGAACGGCTGGTTGCCAATGCCAAGGATTGCTGCTGGCAGTTTTACTATCGCTTTGATTGTCAGTTCGCGGTTGTCGCCATTTTGCTGGAAGTAGCAATTGGCAAACAATATCTTGCTCGACTCCCTTACCCGCATAGGTAAAACCGTGGAGCATGAAATCGTTGTGGGTTAAGTCTTCTAAGTTGTCTGGCAAATCTACCAGCGCCATTTCTGTTGCGTCGGCTCCAATACTAATCACAAGAGTGCTACCATTCAAAGGACGATCGCTGGTTTTGGCTAGACGGTTACTTTGCCGACCTTTGATTTTGATGATTTCACCGTTAGCACCATCTAGTTCACAAAGCAAACACGCGATCGCTTCTTCTATAAAAAAGACTTGTTGTGAGTGCCGTACCAGTTTACTTGTTAGTATAGCTTCTCTAATATTAAAGCGGTACTGTTCCGACCAATTCGATGGGCAATTGCAAATAACACCAGTTACGCGACTGATAATAGCCCGGAAAATGTCTGGCTCTATACTAACCGCCGCCGCCGTTAAACCCAAAGTTGTACTGCTGCGGTCTGCCATTAAGGTTAACAGCAATTTTGAGAGCGATCGCACAACCCAAACCAAAGGAACCGTAGAAAATTCATTTAACTGCAAAACTGGTTCCCATGAATGCTGTTCATTTTTGTAGGGAAGGGCGATTTGCAAATACGGTTTTAACTGCGCTGAAAACAGATTTTGGGATTGAGTTGCAGCCGCCTGAGAACTTCCGCCTTCCCCCTCAGGTAACTTTTCTTCACCCACTGTAGCAGGTGAAGTTTGCTCGTGCGAGTGAGAACTTTCTGTTTCACCAACATTCACAGAAGCTGTTGGTAAATAAACTTCTGCAGGTAAACGAAAAGATCGCGCCTTAGAACTTGCTTCTGGTTGATTTTCCGCCGTCCAGTAAAGAGGATAAATCTCTGTTGTAGAGCGATTTAACAGTGCAGCAGAAATTCCAGTAGTCCCTAAATCAATTCCTAAATACCAAACTGAGTTAGCAGCATCAAGCGTGACTTCCGAATCATTTGTGGAACGAGAAATTGAAACTAAAGAACCCACAAGTTGTTCTGGCTCTTCATTTCTGTCAGTTGCAGCTACCAATTCTTTTTCTGCGCCCGATCCCGACTCAGGAAGCGCAGGTTGTGGGGCTTCTTGAGGAACAAGCCGACTTTGTGTATTTTCTCGATTTTCTAAATCGTTAAGAGGTTGCAAGAGAGAATTGAGTTCTCCATCAAAACTCGCCAAATCCTGCTCCAATTGCTGCAACTGTGCTTCTTCTAAAGATATATCAGCAAC
This genomic interval from Scytonema hofmannii PCC 7110 contains the following:
- a CDS encoding sugar transferase, coding for MDVAIFSEYNSVDFPQQPAHPSVTSIIKRLVDILGAIVGLLITGMVAIPVAIATYLDDPGPIFYSQIRCGMNGRRFRIWKFRSMIVNADKLKHLVKNEAKGHIFKSAEDPRITKVGKFLRRTSLDELPQFWNVLKGEMSLVGTRPPTPDEVVKYDVHHWQRLQVKPGITGEWQANGRSSITDFETVVSMDLDYQRKWSVMYDLYLIVKTISVVVNKNGAY